The genomic segment TTCTAAAAATTAAAATATACACAATAAGTAAATAAAATGAAAAATAATAAAAAATTAAGCGAACTATCTGCGACAGCAATCTGTGGTAACGATATTAGTTCTTCTGTTTTGTATGTATCTGCTTTAGCAATTGCCTTTGCTGGTCAGTATGCTTGGATTACACTTTTAATCGTATCTTTTGTCTTATTTTTATTTAGAAAAATTTATGGAGAAGTTGTTGGTGCACTACCTTTAAATGGAGGTGCTTATAATGCGCTTTTAAATACAACAAGTAAATCTACAGCCTCTTTTGCTGCAACACTTACACTATTATCTTACATGGCAACTGCTGTTATTTCTGCAAATGAAGCAATCCATTATTTACATTATATAATACCATCTATGCCCATAATAATTGCAACTATAATATTATTGGCGTTGTTTGCTTTTTTAGTAATTGGTGGTATTTCTGAATCTGCAAAAGTAGCAGTTGGTATTTTTCTTTTTCATTTAACTTCTTTAGTAATATTAAGTGGTTTTATTATTTACTATTTTACTGAAAATGGAATTCCTACGTTTATAGATAATTGGAATTTCCCTTTAAAAGATGGAAGCATTACAAACGCTATTTTCTTAGGTTTTGCAGCTTCTATGTTAGGGGTTTCTGGTTTTGAAAGCTCTGCAAATTTTGTTGAAGAACAAAAAAGAGGTGTTTTTCCAAAAACGCTTAAAAATATGTGGTCCATTGTAAGTATTATAAATCCTTTAATGGCCGTCTTTGCATTGGCTTTATTTACAATTCCTGTGTTGCAAACGGATGAATATCAAAATACATTATTAATAAAAATGGGAAAACATGTTGGTGGAGAATCGATTGCATATCTAATTGCCATTGATGCCTTTTTAGTGTTAAGTGGTGCTGTTTTAACCTCTTTTGTAGGTGTAACAGGACTCTTAGAAAGAATGGCCTTAGATAGAATAATTCCACCATTTTTCTTGAAAAAAAACAAAAAAGGAAGTTCTTATAGAATTATTAT from the Polaribacter cellanae genome contains:
- a CDS encoding APC family permease; this translates as MKNNKKLSELSATAICGNDISSSVLYVSALAIAFAGQYAWITLLIVSFVLFLFRKIYGEVVGALPLNGGAYNALLNTTSKSTASFAATLTLLSYMATAVISANEAIHYLHYIIPSMPIIIATIILLALFAFLVIGGISESAKVAVGIFLFHLTSLVILSGFIIYYFTENGIPTFIDNWNFPLKDGSITNAIFLGFAASMLGVSGFESSANFVEEQKRGVFPKTLKNMWSIVSIINPLMAVFALALFTIPVLQTDEYQNTLLIKMGKHVGGESIAYLIAIDAFLVLSGAVLTSFVGVTGLLERMALDRIIPPFFLKKNKKGSSYRIIIIFLLLSVSVLLITKGNVKLLAGVYTISFLSVMALFGIGNILLKVKRSQLPRPERASWLAVFIAIGAVLIALFGNILMPAKEDLPSNITVFLYYFIPTISLIVIMLNRTFLLKLVLKLIDSFFIPIRRFVEKSDKHIQKVIDTINDQEFVFFTRGDSIATLNKVMLYISKNEHTKKIKIVTVVGKENVYNKNLEQEIDFLNREYPDIEIELVKIDGEFNPQLIRELSEKWQIPINFMFIGSLDKKFPYRIEELGGVRLII